The Candidatus Arthromitus sp. SFB-mouse-Japan genome includes a region encoding these proteins:
- a CDS encoding ROK family protein, with protein sequence MIACIDIGGTSIKAGVLDKNGKIKFRETLKIIDDIDKLFDIIVNFVERSKRNFLIEGLAISSPGAVDTKEGVIYGSSALNCIHGPNFKKILGERLNLNVSIENDANCAALAEVFNGSAKDVNNMIFIVCGTGIGGSIVYNGEIINGKNLHCGEFGFMIMENEDDKFRTFSEISSTISMVTRVKRFYSGDWDGEKIFREAECGNMICINAINKFYLNLAKGIYNLQYMYDPELILLGGAISEREDFLDKINDNLDYLVNKIELAKIKPQIRTCTYKKDANLIGALSNFKKEYY encoded by the coding sequence ATGATAGCTTGTATTGATATTGGAGGAACATCAATAAAGGCAGGAGTTTTAGATAAAAATGGTAAAATTAAATTTAGAGAAACTTTAAAAATTATTGATGATATAGATAAATTATTTGATATCATAGTAAATTTTGTCGAGAGATCTAAAAGAAATTTTTTAATTGAAGGTTTAGCTATAAGTTCTCCTGGTGCAGTAGACACAAAAGAAGGTGTAATTTATGGATCAAGCGCTTTAAATTGTATCCATGGTCCTAACTTTAAAAAAATATTAGGAGAAAGATTAAATCTTAATGTAAGTATTGAAAATGATGCAAATTGTGCAGCTCTTGCTGAAGTTTTTAATGGTTCAGCAAAAGATGTAAATAACATGATATTTATTGTTTGTGGAACTGGAATAGGTGGATCTATAGTCTATAATGGGGAAATAATTAATGGTAAAAATCTTCATTGTGGAGAATTTGGATTTATGATAATGGAAAATGAAGATGATAAATTTCGTACATTTAGTGAAATTTCTTCCACAATATCTATGGTTACAAGAGTAAAGAGATTTTATAGTGGAGATTGGGATGGAGAAAAAATATTTAGAGAAGCGGAATGTGGAAATATGATTTGCATTAATGCAATTAATAAATTTTATTTGAATTTGGCAAAAGGAATTTATAATCTTCAATATATGTATGATCCTGAACTTATTTTACTTGGTGGTGCTATATCTGAAAGAGAAGACTTCTTAGATAAAATAAATGATAATTTAGATTATTTAGTGAACAAAATTGAATTAGCAAAAATAAAACCACAAATAAGGACTTGTACTTATAAAAAAGATGCAAATCTTATAGGTGCATTATCAAATTTTAAGAAAGAATATTATTAA
- a CDS encoding ABC transporter substrate-binding protein, whose amino-acid sequence MGRIKCIKTKKLISSLSIVLFFIMTLTFFTSCGNNSNKVGSGGQKITELTWYTIGLEPKDYKQVITEVNKYLEEKINVHLNMKFIDFGDYTQKMSVIINSGEDYDLAFTCSWAGDYLGNSRKGAFLELNDMLNSDSGNLLFTTIDKRFWDGASIDGKIYGVPNQKELGVAPMWVFTKEYVDKYNIPYESIHSLEDLEPWLKIIKENEPGVVPLYITKGFSYTVFFDQLVDPVGILSDDETLTIRNMFETAEMKKSLDTLRRYYQLGYINADSATAQDDKSVKRLVTKGDGQPYAEKIWSKDLKYEVVASPIVDTLVTNASATGALIAISQNSKNKEKSFEFLTLLNTDKKLRNLLNYGIEGVHYEKVSENSIKLLNQDQRRYEIPYFGLGNMFITYTLDNEPDTKWEEFKEFNDKAKVSPALGFKFDASRVSSEIAAINNVLEEFKATLYSGSVDVDEYLTKLNNKLKEQGIDKVINEMQSQLDAWKSNN is encoded by the coding sequence ATGGGAAGAATTAAATGTATTAAAACCAAGAAACTTATATCATCATTATCAATTGTCTTATTTTTCATCATGACATTAACTTTTTTTACAAGTTGTGGGAATAATTCAAACAAAGTTGGTTCAGGTGGTCAAAAAATTACTGAATTAACTTGGTATACAATAGGTCTTGAACCTAAAGATTACAAACAAGTTATTACGGAAGTTAACAAATATTTAGAAGAGAAGATAAATGTACATCTAAATATGAAATTCATAGATTTTGGTGATTATACTCAAAAAATGTCTGTTATTATAAATTCTGGCGAAGACTATGATTTAGCATTTACGTGTTCATGGGCTGGTGACTATTTAGGTAATTCTAGAAAGGGTGCATTTTTAGAACTAAATGATATGTTAAATTCTGATTCTGGGAATCTTTTATTTACTACAATCGATAAAAGATTTTGGGATGGTGCATCTATAGATGGAAAAATATATGGGGTTCCTAATCAAAAAGAATTGGGAGTTGCTCCTATGTGGGTTTTTACTAAGGAATATGTAGATAAATATAATATACCTTATGAAAGCATTCATTCCTTAGAGGATTTAGAGCCATGGCTAAAAATTATAAAAGAAAATGAACCAGGGGTAGTTCCTTTATATATAACTAAAGGATTCTCTTATACTGTATTCTTTGATCAATTAGTAGATCCTGTGGGGATTTTATCTGATGATGAAACTCTTACAATTAGAAATATGTTTGAAACAGCTGAAATGAAAAAATCTTTAGATACATTAAGAAGATATTATCAGCTTGGTTATATAAATGCAGATTCAGCAACTGCTCAAGACGATAAATCAGTCAAAAGACTTGTTACTAAAGGCGATGGTCAGCCTTATGCTGAAAAAATTTGGTCTAAAGATTTGAAATATGAAGTTGTAGCATCTCCGATAGTGGATACATTAGTTACAAACGCATCAGCAACTGGAGCGCTAATAGCTATATCTCAAAATTCCAAAAACAAAGAGAAATCGTTTGAATTTTTGACACTATTAAATACTGATAAGAAATTGAGAAATTTACTTAACTATGGTATAGAAGGTGTCCATTATGAAAAAGTATCTGAAAACAGTATTAAACTTCTTAACCAAGATCAACGTAGATATGAAATTCCTTATTTTGGATTAGGAAATATGTTTATAACTTATACTTTAGATAATGAGCCTGACACAAAATGGGAAGAGTTCAAAGAATTTAATGATAAAGCTAAAGTATCTCCAGCATTAGGATTTAAATTTGATGCATCTAGAGTATCTAGTGAAATTGCCGCTATTAATAATGTTCTCGAAGAATTTAAAGCCACTTTATATAGTGGATCTGTTGATGTTGATGAGTATTTAACTAAATTAAATAATAAATTAAAAGAACAAGGTATTGATAAAGTAATTAATGAGATGCAATCCCAACTTGATGCCTGGAAAAGTAATAACTAA